Below is a genomic region from Campylobacterota bacterium.
AAGCTGTTTGACCAACTCTGGGCCAAGCAAGCGCCTGGCTTGCGTGTAGCCACGCTTGTGCATTAGTTCGGGAATTGGGCACATGCCATGGTCGGCAGTGAAGACAAATAGGCAACGTTGCAAGCCAACTTTGCGTTGACAAAAGGTCATGAACTCTTGGATTTGTTTATCAATGTGGTAGATGGTGTCAATAACTTCAAGGCTGTCTGGTCCATAAATGTGTGCGACAAGATCAAGATTGCTCAGGCTGATCCAGAGCAGCATACGGTCATTTTGTTTGACAAGGTTTGCTCTGACGCATGCTTGAGCTAGATCAAATAATTTTTGTCCTGCGATTGGTGTTTTTAAGAAGAGTTCATACGGGCTGCGTGGTTTGTGACTTTGCACGTCGATAGATTTTTCGTGAGCCAGACTAAATGTAAATCCCGCATAATCGTAGTTGTCAATGAACGGAAATTGATACGCTTCGTGTCGACGACCGTAGACCGTTTTCCATTTCTTTTTTTTGGCCTTGGCAAAGTTCGCCTTTTTATTGAACGTTGTTAACCAGTCGGGCAATGTTTGAAAGTAGTCAGTAGTTGAGGTGAACTGACCTGCGTGTGGGTCAAACCAAATTGCTTTGCCCATGCGTGTTGCACATGAAAGTGCAGGGTATGATTTTAAAGCAAGCGCAAAGGCTTTGTATTGAGTATGCGTTGTGGACTGAAATATAAATTGATCACTGAGTGAGTCAACGGCTGTATTGCGCGAAGACTTACCATCTTTGTAGGCTTGTGCATCGGTAATGACTGCGGCTTTGGGATGATCGTCATCTTCATAGGCAACTTTTTTACCGTCTTGGTCAAGCCATTGATTGAGCACAGCGCCATGGTCTTTGGGGAGTGTTCCGGTTGAGAGTGCATTGTGTCCGGGTGTTGTTTCCGGAATTGCGTGGGGGTGATAGGCGTGTGTGTACACGATGCCTTGGTCAAACAATGTTTTTAAACCATAGCGAAAATGTTTGCGTAGTTTGGGAAGATACTGCGAGCCGAATGAGTCTGCAATAATGACCACCGTAAGCGGCGGGGTCATATTTTTTGTTTCTGCTTTGACGTGCGCTGTGAGCAACAGAAGTGGTAGCAGTGCAGCGATGAATATGCAGCGATAGTGCGTTCGTTTTGCCATGGGTGTCCTTTTTTATTTTTTAATTACTTTGTTGATGTGATTTGAGTAAAATCATAGGCACGTGATGATGGTAAAATAAAGTTTTTAATAAAATTGCAAGCGAGATGACCCAAAAGTGTGTTGTGCTGGTTATTGTCTTTTTTATTGGGATTTACAGTCTTGGCAATAGTGCCCATTGCTTGCATGTGACGTGCGCCAGTGATGTTGAAAATATATTGCAGTCTAAAAAAATCTGGCTGCATATGCAACTCGAGCAGACTGAGCGGGGTATTGTTAAAGATTCATTGCGTTTTTCCATTGATACACCGTGTGTGACCCTGCAAAGCTGGCGTGCAACACGTAACCCAGTTGTCGTGTATGATCAAGCATTTCGGAAAAATAAAAAACTTTTGATCGATTCTTGTGACTGTTGGCTTCAACTTGACTTTGTGCTACAGCAGCCAATGCTGTGTGAACAGAGTTTGCGCCAAAGTTGTGTGTACGTTGCTTGTTTGGTTTGCCAGCATGATAACACAACAATGCCGGTCAATGTATGTGTGCCTCTCTGGCGTGAGGCAAATGTTTTGGCATGTGAGTGTAGACAAGATGTGTGCGATGATGAGTTTTTGCAAAGCAACACGTGTGCTATGTTTATCAACCAGCGACAAGACGCTGTGGATGGCGAGTTTAAGATTCTGGATACACTTGAGCGCAATTGGCGTGAGGTGCGCTGCGAGTGGGAGCACGGTTTACGGACAACGACATTTAAAAAATATTATGTGTTGTTGATCATGGTTATGTTTGCTTATCTGATGGGGTTGTTGTGGCTTTCTCCGCTTGCACGGTTAGTAGTCATTGATTTTTTGTTTTTTGATTGCGGCAAGGTATTGCTGTTTGTTTGGCTGCTGTGTACAACGACCTTTTTGTATTCCATCATGCCTGTGTGGTTTGTGCGCATGCTTCAGCTGTTGGTGGTATTTTGTGCCGCAAGTTATTTTTCTATTTCGGCCTTATATGCAACTTTTTTAAAGCGTAAGTGGTATGGGTTACTTGGCAGCATCTTGTTTTCGTCGTGCCTGCCGTTATGTGTTCGAGTAATTATTGCATTTTTGTAGCGCCTTAGAAGGGTCTTTACGTGTTGTATTGGCAGGCCTAGAAGTTTGTGGCAAGATCAGCGACTTATACCGGTCTGCATCATAGCCAAGCATCATCTCAATGGGGCTCAAACCGCCGTTGTTTGTGGCAAAGGTATTGGCATTATTTTCAAGGAGCAAGGTGATCAAGTCATTAAATTTTTGATCAACCGCATAATGCAATGGTGTGTTGCCATGAGCGTCTTGAGCATCGATATTTGCATCATGGTCAAGTAAAAGTTGGGTAGCGAAGACAGATCCTTTTT
It encodes:
- a CDS encoding alkaline phosphatase family protein, which encodes MAKRTHYRCIFIAALLPLLLLTAHVKAETKNMTPPLTVVIIADSFGSQYLPKLRKHFRYGLKTLFDQGIVYTHAYHPHAIPETTPGHNALSTGTLPKDHGAVLNQWLDQDGKKVAYEDDDHPKAAVITDAQAYKDGKSSRNTAVDSLSDQFIFQSTTHTQYKAFALALKSYPALSCATRMGKAIWFDPHAGQFTSTTDYFQTLPDWLTTFNKKANFAKAKKKKWKTVYGRRHEAYQFPFIDNYDYAGFTFSLAHEKSIDVQSHKPRSPYELFLKTPIAGQKLFDLAQACVRANLVKQNDRMLLWISLSNLDLVAHIYGPDSLEVIDTIYHIDKQIQEFMTFCQRKVGLQRCLFVFTADHGMCPIPELMHKRGYTQARRLLGPELVKQLNEHIEYIMGIKDIVVGFEPTYFRLDDDAFIALTKQDQEKLLNELKAKLGEMEGIKRVWTKDELADRHCKQHQAERFYQTQMYKDRMGDIICQPQPYCQLTNYPTGTAHLSPYRYDTQVPIVVYQKGKYENKTVNEKVWSPQLPVTLAKLMHISTPSASTYSPLPELWQ